A genome region from Setaria italica strain Yugu1 chromosome III, Setaria_italica_v2.0, whole genome shotgun sequence includes the following:
- the LOC101774172 gene encoding guanine nucleotide-binding protein alpha-1 subunit isoform X2, whose translation MRQNLEAILQSSMRTYIRQLKYAILERILYDGAKELAQVEPDSSKYVLSPDNQEIGEKLSEIGAKLDYPLLNKELVQDVRKLWQDPAIQETYSRGSILQVPDCAQYFMSNLDRLAEVDYVPTKEDVLHARVRTNGVVETQFSPLGESKRGGEVYRLYDVGGQRNERRKWIHLFEGVNAVIFCAAVSEYDQMLFEDETKNRMMETKELFDWVLKQRCFEKTSFMLFLNKFDIFERKIQKVPLSVCEWFKDYQPTAPGKQEVEHAYEFVKKKFEELYFQSSKPDRVDRVFKIYRTTALDQKLVKKTFKLIDESMRRSREGT comes from the exons ATGAGGCAGAACTTAGAAGCTATACTTCAGTCATCCATGCGAACGTATATCAGACAATTAAAGTATGCTATACTAGAAAGG ATTCTATATGACGGAGCTAAAGAGCTAGCCCAAGTGGAACCAGATTCCTCAAAATATGTTCTATCCCCAGATAATCAG GAGATTGGGGAGAAACTATCAGAAATTGGTGCAAAATTGGATTACCCATTGCTGAACAAAGAACTTGTACAGGATGTAAGGAAATTATGGCAAGATCCAGCCATTCAG GAAACTTATTCACGCGGAAGTATTCTGCAAGTCCCTGACTGTGCACAGTACTTCATGAGCAATTTGGACCGATTAGCTGAAGTAGATTATGTACCAACAAAG GAGGACGTGCTTCATGCAAGAGTACGGACGAATGGTGTGGTAGAAACTCAGTTTAG CCCTCTTGGAGAGAGCAAAAGAGGTGGAGAGGTCTATAGGTTGTACGATGTAGGAGGCCAAAGAAATGAGAGAAGGAAGTGGATTCATCTTTTTGAAGGTGTTAATGCTGTAATCTTTTGTGCTGCCGTTAGCGA GTACGATCAGATGTTATTTGAGGATGAGACGAAGAACAGAATGATGGAGACCAAAGAACTCTTTGACTGGGTCCTAAAGCAAAGATGTTTTGAG AAAACCTCATTCATGTTGTTTCTCAACAAATTCGACATATTTGAGAGGAAAATACAAAAG GTTCCTTTGAGTGTGTGTGAGTGGTTTAAAGACTACCAGCCTACTGCGCCTGGCAAACAGGAGGTTGAACATGCCTACGA gtttgtgaaaaagaagtttGAGGAGCTCTACTTCCAGAGCAGCAAGCCAGACCGCGTAGACCGAGTGTTCAAGATTTACAGAACAACCGCCCTGGATCAGAAACTTGTGAAGAAGACATTTAAGTTGATCGACGAGAGCATGAGGCGCTCCAGAGAAGGAACCTGA
- the LOC101774172 gene encoding guanine nucleotide-binding protein alpha-1 subunit isoform X1, with product MSVLTCVIESMGSSCSRHHSLNEAEAAENAKSADIDRRILQETKAEQHIHKLLLLGAGESGKSTIFKQIKLLFQTGFDEAELRSYTSVIHANVYQTIKILYDGAKELAQVEPDSSKYVLSPDNQEIGEKLSEIGAKLDYPLLNKELVQDVRKLWQDPAIQETYSRGSILQVPDCAQYFMSNLDRLAEVDYVPTKEDVLHARVRTNGVVETQFSPLGESKRGGEVYRLYDVGGQRNERRKWIHLFEGVNAVIFCAAVSEYDQMLFEDETKNRMMETKELFDWVLKQRCFEKTSFMLFLNKFDIFERKIQKVPLSVCEWFKDYQPTAPGKQEVEHAYEFVKKKFEELYFQSSKPDRVDRVFKIYRTTALDQKLVKKTFKLIDESMRRSREGT from the exons ATGTCTGTGCTTACCTGCGTGATTGAAAGCATGGGCTCATCCTGTAGCAGACATCATTCCTTAAACGAGGCTGAAGCAGCTGAAAATGCAAAG tCTGCTGACATCGACCGGCGGATTTTGCAAGAGACAAAGGCAGAGCAACACATCCACAAGCTCTTACTTCTCG GTGCTGGAGAATCGGGAAAGTCTACAATATTTAAACAG ataaagctccttttccaaacTGGTTTCGATGAGGCAGAACTTAGAAGCTATACTTCAGTCATCCATGCGAACGTATATCAGACAATTAAA ATTCTATATGACGGAGCTAAAGAGCTAGCCCAAGTGGAACCAGATTCCTCAAAATATGTTCTATCCCCAGATAATCAG GAGATTGGGGAGAAACTATCAGAAATTGGTGCAAAATTGGATTACCCATTGCTGAACAAAGAACTTGTACAGGATGTAAGGAAATTATGGCAAGATCCAGCCATTCAG GAAACTTATTCACGCGGAAGTATTCTGCAAGTCCCTGACTGTGCACAGTACTTCATGAGCAATTTGGACCGATTAGCTGAAGTAGATTATGTACCAACAAAG GAGGACGTGCTTCATGCAAGAGTACGGACGAATGGTGTGGTAGAAACTCAGTTTAG CCCTCTTGGAGAGAGCAAAAGAGGTGGAGAGGTCTATAGGTTGTACGATGTAGGAGGCCAAAGAAATGAGAGAAGGAAGTGGATTCATCTTTTTGAAGGTGTTAATGCTGTAATCTTTTGTGCTGCCGTTAGCGA GTACGATCAGATGTTATTTGAGGATGAGACGAAGAACAGAATGATGGAGACCAAAGAACTCTTTGACTGGGTCCTAAAGCAAAGATGTTTTGAG AAAACCTCATTCATGTTGTTTCTCAACAAATTCGACATATTTGAGAGGAAAATACAAAAG GTTCCTTTGAGTGTGTGTGAGTGGTTTAAAGACTACCAGCCTACTGCGCCTGGCAAACAGGAGGTTGAACATGCCTACGA gtttgtgaaaaagaagtttGAGGAGCTCTACTTCCAGAGCAGCAAGCCAGACCGCGTAGACCGAGTGTTCAAGATTTACAGAACAACCGCCCTGGATCAGAAACTTGTGAAGAAGACATTTAAGTTGATCGACGAGAGCATGAGGCGCTCCAGAGAAGGAACCTGA